The proteins below are encoded in one region of Deinococcus detaillensis:
- the mutL gene encoding DNA mismatch repair endonuclease MutL: MSIRLLSPETARLIAAGEVVSRPLDVVRELLDNALDALASRIEIEVDGGGLSLIRVRDNGSGIPASDVPLSPLRHATSKLESVDRVTTLGFRGEALWAAAQAGQLRLVTRPPAQLGATLLTAHGDVVEVTKVSAPAGSTVSVSDLFGHLPARRRTQLPAGAELREITALVSRYVLHWPRLHWKLTLDGETRLLHAPADHRGAVASVYGPLNANRVISVSTPTLQGVISRPELSRPRRDRMHFSVNGRPVLAPPELERAVIDGYAELLSAGHAPLCVLDLTLPFEDVNPNVHPAKAVVALADLQELCLKVTAAVQAALSSHPLSRPLPELRVPAPAPNPTQKGAFPSLTLVGLYRQTYLLAEGEGDLWVIDAHAAHERVLYEELSRRLRAEPPFELPEPELLQLSPEQLARLHERGDDLRSWGLTLEEFGAGLVRLRSLPAALAALPLPRLHEQIIESALGVSGDAEREVLGRLACAPALKAGMLDQGRGEALLAQLAACDQPWSCPHGRPTVLRLSERDLMHSFGRRSVRDVARGRDETDLKVPLSTEQR, encoded by the coding sequence GTGTCTATCCGCCTCCTCTCCCCCGAAACTGCCCGCCTGATCGCGGCTGGCGAGGTCGTTTCACGCCCGTTAGACGTGGTGCGCGAGCTGCTGGACAATGCGCTAGACGCCCTCGCCAGCCGCATTGAAATAGAAGTGGACGGCGGCGGCCTGAGTCTCATTCGGGTGCGCGACAACGGCAGCGGCATTCCAGCCTCAGACGTACCCCTCTCCCCACTTCGGCACGCCACCAGCAAACTCGAATCGGTCGACCGCGTAACCACGCTGGGCTTCCGGGGCGAGGCACTGTGGGCGGCGGCGCAGGCCGGGCAACTGCGGCTCGTCACCCGCCCGCCCGCGCAACTGGGGGCCACCCTGCTCACCGCCCACGGTGACGTCGTGGAGGTTACCAAAGTCAGCGCTCCGGCAGGCAGTACCGTCAGCGTCTCGGATCTGTTCGGGCACCTGCCCGCCCGCCGCCGCACCCAGCTTCCAGCGGGAGCCGAGTTGCGCGAAATCACCGCGCTGGTCTCGCGCTACGTGCTGCACTGGCCGCGCCTCCACTGGAAACTGACATTAGACGGCGAAACGAGGCTGCTCCACGCACCCGCCGATCATAGGGGCGCGGTGGCCAGCGTTTACGGCCCGCTCAACGCCAACCGCGTCATCAGCGTCAGCACGCCTACTTTGCAAGGCGTCATCAGCCGCCCCGAGCTGAGCCGCCCGCGCCGTGACCGAATGCATTTCTCAGTGAATGGCCGCCCCGTCTTGGCTCCCCCGGAACTGGAACGCGCCGTGATCGACGGATACGCTGAACTGCTTTCCGCCGGACACGCCCCGCTGTGCGTGCTGGATTTGACTTTGCCATTCGAAGATGTGAACCCTAATGTCCATCCTGCAAAAGCAGTGGTGGCGCTGGCCGATCTGCAAGAACTCTGCCTCAAGGTGACGGCGGCGGTTCAAGCGGCGCTCAGCTCGCACCCGCTCTCGCGCCCGCTGCCGGAGTTGCGAGTGCCTGCCCCCGCGCCCAACCCGACTCAGAAAGGAGCTTTTCCAAGCCTGACGTTGGTGGGCTTATACCGCCAGACCTATCTGCTGGCCGAGGGCGAGGGCGATCTGTGGGTCATCGATGCCCACGCCGCCCACGAGCGCGTCCTCTACGAAGAACTCTCGCGCCGCCTCCGCGCTGAGCCGCCGTTTGAGCTGCCGGAACCCGAATTGCTGCAACTCAGTCCCGAACAACTTGCCCGCCTGCACGAGCGCGGCGACGACCTCAGAAGCTGGGGCCTGACGCTGGAAGAATTCGGCGCGGGGCTGGTCAGGCTGCGAAGTTTGCCCGCCGCCCTCGCTGCCCTACCGCTGCCGAGGCTGCACGAGCAAATTATTGAATCGGCGCTGGGTGTCAGCGGTGACGCCGAGCGCGAAGTTTTGGGCCGCTTGGCCTGCGCTCCGGCCCTCAAAGCGGGAATGCTGGATCAGGGACGCGGCGAAGCCCTTCTGGCGCAGCTCGCCGCCTGCGATCAGCCCTGGTCATGCCCGCACGGACGGCCCACTGTCTTGCGCCTTTCCGAGCGCGACCTGATGCACAGCTTTGGCCGCCGCAGCGTGCGCGACGTGGCACGGGGCCGCGACGAAACCGACCTCAAAGTGCCGCTCAGCACCGAGCAGCGCTAG
- the rpmE gene encoding 50S ribosomal protein L31 — protein MQKDLHPKAVPCKIIYQGKVVLETLSTKPEIHVDVWSGVHPFWTGEERFLDAEGRVDKFNKRFGTGYRNRGKTE, from the coding sequence ATGCAAAAAGACCTTCACCCCAAAGCAGTTCCCTGCAAAATCATTTATCAAGGCAAAGTCGTTCTGGAAACGCTCAGCACCAAGCCTGAAATCCACGTTGATGTCTGGAGCGGCGTTCACCCCTTCTGGACCGGCGAAGAGCGCTTCCTCGACGCCGAGGGCCGCGTAGACAAGTTCAACAAGCGCTTCGGCACTGGCTACCGCAACCGTGGCAAAACCGAGTAA
- the recO gene encoding DNA repair protein RecO — protein sequence MKSRSTNRSGIVMRRKVTPAGDIIVTLLTPQGKIKAVARGGVRGQQASRLNLFHHVGVQLYQTPQADLATVQQSILEGALPRLSEPERHPYAHLLSELADALFQEGEFSEQAFDLYAGSLRGVSRHPDPEWVALVMSYKLLALAGFAPRTRHCARCGAADPSHPDPLGGQLLCGACSNQPPHPPERLEFLREVPRRSVRALMDAPLSAEQRPAVWRSLERFVTVQIGSVQSWRSLVGGEAVGA from the coding sequence GTGAAATCGCGCAGCACCAACCGCAGCGGCATCGTGATGCGACGCAAAGTCACGCCAGCAGGCGACATTATCGTGACGCTGCTGACGCCGCAGGGCAAAATCAAAGCGGTGGCGCGGGGCGGTGTGCGCGGGCAGCAGGCCAGCCGCCTGAACCTCTTTCATCACGTCGGGGTGCAGCTTTACCAGACGCCCCAGGCCGACCTCGCCACCGTGCAGCAAAGCATTTTGGAAGGAGCGCTGCCCAGACTCTCCGAGCCGGAGCGTCACCCCTACGCGCACCTACTTTCCGAACTGGCCGACGCTCTGTTTCAAGAAGGCGAGTTTTCGGAGCAGGCCTTTGACTTGTACGCGGGCAGCTTGCGCGGCGTCTCGCGGCACCCTGATCCCGAATGGGTGGCGCTGGTGATGAGTTACAAACTGCTGGCCCTGGCCGGATTCGCGCCGCGCACCCGTCACTGCGCCCGCTGCGGAGCCGCCGACCCCTCACATCCCGATCCACTGGGCGGCCAACTGCTGTGTGGGGCCTGCTCCAATCAGCCGCCGCACCCCCCTGAGCGCCTTGAATTTCTGCGCGAAGTGCCGCGCCGCAGTGTGCGTGCTTTGATGGACGCGCCGCTGAGCGCCGAGCAGCGCCCCGCCGTGTGGCGCAGCCTGGAGCGGTTCGTGACGGTGCAGATCGGTAGCGTGCAAAGTTGGCGCTCGCTGGTGGGCGGCGAGGCGGTGGGGGCTTGA
- a CDS encoding thymidine kinase, protein MLKSPYSGGHLEVVVGPMFSGKSEELIRRVNRSVIARQRAVVFKPAIDTRYHATRVASHSGQSAEAVAVAGTVDARAYLSGEGGLFGLPTDLPDVVAFDEAQFFDEGLVPLALELADQGVRVILAGLDLDFRGEPFGVMPELLSRAESVEKLTAICVVCGAPATRTQRLIGGQPAHFDDPVVMVGAQEAYEARCRVHHEVRRD, encoded by the coding sequence ATGCTCAAGTCTCCCTATTCCGGCGGCCACCTCGAAGTCGTCGTCGGGCCGATGTTCAGCGGCAAATCCGAAGAACTGATTCGCCGCGTCAACCGCTCGGTGATCGCTCGTCAGCGGGCCGTGGTGTTCAAGCCTGCCATCGACACCCGCTATCACGCCACCCGCGTGGCCAGCCATTCCGGCCAGAGCGCCGAGGCGGTGGCGGTGGCGGGCACGGTGGACGCCCGCGCTTATCTCAGCGGCGAGGGCGGTTTGTTCGGCTTGCCCACCGATTTGCCGGATGTGGTGGCTTTTGACGAAGCCCAGTTTTTTGACGAGGGATTGGTGCCGCTGGCTCTAGAGTTGGCGGATCAAGGCGTGCGCGTCATTCTGGCGGGCCTCGACTTGGACTTCCGTGGTGAACCGTTCGGCGTGATGCCGGAACTGCTTTCACGCGCCGAGAGTGTCGAGAAGCTGACGGCCATCTGCGTGGTCTGCGGCGCACCGGCCACCCGTACTCAGCGCCTCATCGGGGGTCAGCCCGCCCACTTTGACGATCCGGTGGTAATGGTCGGCGCTCAGGAAGCCTACGAAGCGCGGTGCCGGGTGCATCACGAGGTCAGGCGAGACTGA
- the mutS gene encoding DNA mismatch repair protein MutS produces the protein MTGTILALTLDPQRGKLRGSGSGKLPPMLEQYVALRDEIEAQHSGALLLFQCGDFFETFGEDAERASRLLNIALTHKSSKDFSTPMAGIPIRTLDSFVERLLGKGVCVAVAEQMELPGAGLVERKVTQLLTPGTVTEERHLTADENYLAAVATGDGYALSLLDVSTGEFRCAAFGSRTALYDELSRWRAREVLLAPELSENAALLSDFKSRFPLMLSHGNFEDEACRGALVAVLGEVPGVLEQHSGLTRACGAVLNYARSIHTGVQGGDLKMVRRLSRFEPGAQMRLSEWALRALEIFTAQSPQGRTLMDALGETRTAGGRRRLRAWLRSPLLDRLSLEARLDAVEALTRASDLRGGVRALLYRAHDLERLAARVASARATPREVASLARTLELLPDATDLLSSVSGAGLLPGVRARLGALPDVVRLIRSALVDEPPIRASDGGLIREGFHAGLDGLRTEALGHRAWLAELERSERERTGIGSLKVGYNNVFGYFLEVTAAHLSKVPADYRQIATLKDRARFTRPDLREREREIARLEQAAERLEVEVFTELRAGLSIHAEALSEAAGALSELDVLCALSEIAATRAWTRPQTLEDADQTVTLRQARHPVVELVSSGTFVPNDAELSPSRRTLLLTGPNMAGKSTYLRTVAICALLHQIGSFVPADAAHLPIFDSIHTRIGASDDLAGGRSTFMVEMHELAGILHHATPKSLIILDEIGRGTSTLDGLAIAQAALEHLHDTGAYTLFATHYFELTRLEGQLPGLINLHVAAEEDAGALTFYHQVIAGAASQSYGVEVARLAGLPARVTTRAAALLSGLNARDEAKGNALHTELAALDLTRLTPLEALATLHKWQGEL, from the coding sequence ATGACGGGAACCATTTTGGCGCTCACGCTTGATCCGCAGCGCGGCAAACTCAGGGGAAGCGGCTCCGGTAAGCTGCCGCCGATGCTGGAGCAGTACGTGGCGCTGCGCGACGAAATCGAAGCCCAGCATTCGGGAGCGCTGCTGCTGTTTCAGTGCGGCGACTTTTTTGAGACCTTTGGCGAGGACGCCGAACGCGCTTCCCGCCTGCTCAACATCGCCCTGACCCACAAGAGCAGCAAGGACTTCTCGACCCCGATGGCCGGAATCCCGATCCGCACGCTCGACAGCTTCGTGGAACGCCTGCTGGGCAAAGGCGTCTGCGTGGCGGTGGCCGAGCAGATGGAACTTCCCGGCGCGGGCCTGGTGGAGCGCAAAGTCACCCAACTGCTGACCCCCGGCACCGTCACTGAGGAGCGGCACCTGACCGCCGACGAAAATTATTTGGCGGCGGTGGCGACGGGCGACGGCTACGCGCTGTCGCTGCTGGACGTATCGACCGGGGAGTTCCGCTGCGCCGCGTTCGGCAGCCGCACCGCCCTCTACGATGAACTCAGCCGCTGGCGGGCCAGAGAAGTGCTGCTGGCTCCCGAACTCTCCGAAAACGCCGCGCTCCTGAGCGATTTCAAATCGAGATTCCCGCTGATGCTCTCGCACGGCAACTTTGAAGACGAGGCTTGCCGAGGAGCGTTGGTGGCAGTGCTGGGCGAGGTGCCCGGCGTCTTGGAGCAGCATTCGGGCCTGACCAGAGCCTGCGGCGCGGTGCTGAATTACGCCCGCAGCATCCACACCGGGGTGCAAGGCGGAGACCTCAAGATGGTGCGCCGCCTGAGCCGCTTTGAACCCGGAGCGCAGATGCGCCTGAGCGAGTGGGCGCTTAGGGCGCTGGAAATCTTTACCGCCCAGTCGCCGCAGGGCCGCACCCTGATGGACGCGCTGGGCGAAACGCGCACGGCAGGTGGGCGGCGCAGGTTGCGGGCTTGGCTGCGCTCACCGCTGCTCGACCGTCTCAGCTTGGAGGCCCGTTTGGACGCGGTGGAAGCCCTGACCCGCGCCAGCGATTTGCGCGGCGGCGTGCGGGCACTGCTCTACCGTGCCCACGATCTGGAGCGCCTCGCCGCCCGCGTCGCTTCGGCCCGCGCCACACCCCGCGAAGTGGCTTCACTGGCCCGCACCTTAGAACTCCTTCCTGACGCCACTGACTTGCTGAGTTCGGTGAGTGGCGCAGGGCTGCTGCCGGGCGTGCGGGCAAGGCTGGGCGCGTTGCCCGATGTGGTGCGCCTGATCCGCTCTGCCCTAGTAGACGAGCCGCCTATCCGGGCTTCCGACGGGGGCCTGATCCGCGAGGGCTTTCACGCTGGGCTGGACGGCCTGCGAACCGAAGCGCTGGGCCACCGCGCTTGGCTGGCCGAGCTGGAACGCAGTGAGCGCGAGCGCACCGGCATCGGCAGCCTCAAGGTCGGTTACAACAACGTGTTCGGCTACTTTCTGGAAGTCACGGCGGCGCATTTAAGCAAGGTGCCCGCCGATTACCGCCAGATCGCCACCCTCAAAGACCGCGCCCGTTTTACCCGGCCCGATTTGCGCGAGCGTGAGCGTGAAATTGCCCGCTTAGAGCAGGCCGCCGAGCGGCTGGAAGTGGAAGTGTTCACCGAACTCCGGGCAGGCTTGAGTATTCATGCTGAGGCGCTCAGCGAAGCCGCCGGAGCCTTGAGCGAACTCGACGTGCTGTGCGCCCTTTCCGAAATCGCCGCGACCCGCGCCTGGACGCGCCCGCAAACTTTGGAGGACGCCGACCAGACCGTGACCCTGCGCCAGGCCCGTCATCCGGTGGTGGAGCTGGTCAGTAGCGGCACCTTCGTACCCAACGACGCCGAACTCTCGCCCAGCCGCCGCACCCTGCTGCTGACTGGGCCGAATATGGCCGGCAAAAGCACCTACCTCCGCACTGTGGCCATCTGCGCCCTGCTGCACCAGATCGGCTCGTTCGTGCCCGCCGACGCGGCCCACCTGCCGATCTTCGACAGCATCCACACCCGCATCGGCGCGTCGGACGACTTAGCAGGCGGAAGAAGCACCTTCATGGTGGAGATGCACGAACTGGCGGGCATCTTGCACCACGCCACGCCCAAATCGCTGATTATTCTGGACGAAATCGGGCGCGGCACTTCCACCTTAGATGGCCTCGCCATTGCGCAGGCAGCGCTGGAACACCTGCACGATACGGGCGCGTATACGCTGTTTGCCACCCATTATTTTGAGCTAACCCGTCTTGAAGGCCAGCTGCCCGGTTTGATCAACCTCCACGTCGCCGCAGAGGAAGATGCTGGTGCACTGACGTTTTACCATCAGGTGATTGCTGGGGCGGCAAGCCAAAGCTACGGCGTCGAAGTGGCCCGCCTCGCAGGACTGCCCGCCCGCGTGACCACCCGCGCCGCCGCACTCCTCAGCGGCCTCAACGCCCGTGACGAAGCCAAGGGCAACGCGCTGCACACCGAGTTGGCCGCGCTAGATTTGACGCGGCTGACGCCGCTGGAGGCTTTGGCGACGCTGCACAAGTGGCAGGGGGAGCTGTGA